A window of bacterium genomic DNA:
CATTGAAAACCACTGTGCGAGGACAAGACCTGGTACAGGACTTGCGGGTCCTTTTATCTCGATCGAAGTGGGCCGGTATGATTTACTCCAAGTCAACCCAGTATGCAATCCGGGCAATCACGTTCCTCGCCGCAAGATCCTCTTTCACCTACTGCCATCTTGAAATGATCGCGGTGGCTGAACAAATCCCGCGGCACTTCCTGGCAAAGCTCATGCAGAGATTGGCCCGAAAACGCATTGTTCATTCCATCAAAGGAGTGAAGGGAGGATTTGCTCTGATAATGCCCGCTGAAACGATCACGCTATACATGATTGCGGATGCGATCGATGACGTGGCGCTTTCGCTAAACGAATGCATTTTTCGAGACAACGAATGTTCCGATGTTCACAACTGTCCGCTACACGACACCTGGAAAAAGTTGCGCGACGAACAGCTTCAGTTTCTTCACACAATCTCCATAGCCGATCTGGTAAACGCGAGAATGCAATGAAGACCCCTGGTAACGATTCAAGCATGCTGACCGCGATAGTACCGGATGAGAATTACCATCGTCTACTGATTTCGTGTCAGGCCGCATGTCCGGTTCACACCGATGCGCGCGGTTACGTGCGCGCGATTGCAAAAGGACGCTTTGAAGAAGCATACCTGATCGCACGAGGTCCGAACCCGTTTGCTTCGATTTGCGGTCGCATTTGCGGCGCTCCTTGCGAAGTGGCCTGCAGACGCGGAAAGATTCCGCGCACCGATGCGGATGGCCTCTTTGAAGGATGGGACCGACCGATTGCGATTCGCGCGCTCAAACGATTCGCGTGTGAAGCCGCCGGCGTGGAAGCAAACGGCGCTACGAGAGCATGGGAACAGGTAAGCAATTACATTCCAAAAATTGCTGCGGATGCAGAAGAGCTGGCTACAATTCTGCGGGGATCCGTGGACGGCAGTTTTGTTCGTGCGAATGCCGAACCGATTGCTATCATCGGCTCAGGTCCGGCTGGTCTGTCTGCAGCACACGATCTGGTTCTAATGGGTTTTCGACCGGTTGTGTTCGAAGTGGAAGCAAATCCTGCGGGGATGTTGATGTACGGCGTGCCGGAATACCGGCTTCCACGGGATCTCATTCTTCAAGAAGTTAAGGTAATTCAGGCTCTCGGGGTCGAGATTCGTTGTGGGATGAGAGTTGGAATCCATGTGAAATTCAGCGAGTTGAGAAAGGATTATGCGGCTGTGATCATTGCAGTCGGCGCAAAACGCTCCCGTTCACTCGCGATTCCGGGAGAATCCGGCCCTCATGTTTATGGCGGAGTAGATTTTTTGCGCTCCGTTTTTGCAGGAGAGTCTCTGTCTCTCGGCGGCGACGTGGTCGTAATCGGCGGAGGGAACGTTGCGTACGATGTAGCACGCACAGTTGTGCGGCAAGCGGCCTACGACACAGCTCGTACCGCTGCCCGGTTACCTGGAACGCGCCGGGTCCGCCTGGTCTCACTGGAGACTCTAGAAGAGATGCCGGCGGATACGGTTGAAATTCGCGAAGGAGACGAAGAAGGCGTGGAACGCGTGGGCGGTTACGGTCCGGTTCAGATCATACGCGATGCCTCCGGCAAGCTGACCGGCATTGAGTTTAAGAAATGCTTGCGCGTATATGATGAGCAGCGAAAGTTCTCACCTGTCTTTGATGAAAACAAGCGTGAGACTCTTTCTTGTGACACGGTGCTGATCGCCGCCGGTCAGACTCCGGATCTTTCTTTCCTGGAAGATGGCGGAACGGATGTGAAGCAATTCCGCCCGGGTTGGCCGCAGGTGGATCAGCAGACATTAGCCACAACCGCGAGGGGCGTTTTCGTCGCCGGCGACCTTGCGCATGGAACCAGGCTGATGATCGATGCGATCGCTTCAGGAAAAAAAGCAGCCAGGTCGGTTTACGAATTCCTCACTGGCCGGAAACTGGAAGCCGCGCGAACAACCTCATTCCTCACAATTCGCCCGTACATAAGGGAACGAGGCTACGAACAAATTAGAAGACAGGAGGTTCCAACACTCGACTCGGCCGATCGCTTGAAGGATCCCAGCGCGCAAGTGGAGCAAGGTTTCAACCGCGAGCGAGCGATGAAAGAAGCTTCGCGCTGCTTGGACTGCGGCGTAACGCCGGTGTTTGACGGAAATCGATGCGTGCTGTGCGGTGGATGTGTCGATGTTTGCCCGACCCTGTGTTTGAAGATTGTGCCGCTTTTACAAATTCAAGTCTCAGCGGGCGGGCCGAGCCAAACAGGACAACCCCCCTCTAGCTCCCCCCTTTATAAGGGGGGAGAACTCCTGGAAACAGATTCGTCCGCAATCCTCAAAGATGAAGATCGCTGCATTCGCTGCGCACTCTGCGTTATGCGCTGTCCTGTAGATGCAATCGAAATGGAACGTGTCGTTTTTCAAACCGAATGGACAACGGAATGACCACGCAACCAAAAACTATCGAACAAGTAAAACGTTCACGGCTGGATCCTGAACCGATACCGCGCAGAGATTTCCTTGGACTTGCTGCACTGTGGTCCGCGGCATCTACACTTCTGTTTGCCACCGTTGGTATGTTGCGATTACCGAAAGCCGCGGTGTTACCCTCTCCTTCAAAAAAGTTTCGAGTGGTGCTTCCTGAATCGCTTGCGCTCCATCAACCTTTTATTCCTCCTGGACGTTCCGTAGGGCTGTTCAAGGCGGAAACAGGAGTGTACGCAGTTTCGATCGTCTGCACGCATCTGGGATGCATCGTGAAATCTTCAGCGAGCGGCTTTGATTGTCCTTGTCATGGATCCAGATTCTCTCAGGATGGCTCAGTATTGCGTGGACCCGCGCCTAAAGCATTGCCGCGTCTAGCAGTCAACCGGATGTGCGATCACGAATTCATCGTTGATGAAGGGGAAATCATCGAAGCAAGTGAGGCAATGGCATGAACGAAGTGGCGGCAAAGAATTCGGAAACCTCTGCGGTACGCAGATTTCTGATCAACTTACGGGAAACTCCATCACGCTTTTATCACACCATGTTCCGTTCAGGAAAACCGGAATCCGATCGCACCCGTTCCACATTCATTTTCGGCAACGTTTTTCTTCATCTTCATTCCACACGCGTGCACCGTTGGACTCTGAAATGGACCACCACATGGAGACTTGGAATCGCCGCCCTCTCTTCCTTTCTACTCACACTGATTACAGGTGTGCTGCTGATGTTTTATTACAAGCCGTATCCGGATGTCGCATATGACTCGATCAAAGACATCCATTTCGTTGTTCCAACCGGAAGATTCATTCGCAACATTCATCGATGGGCCGCAAACGTGATGGTTGTGGTAGTCATTCTGCACATGGTCCGGGTTTTTTATACAGCTGCCTACCGGCGCTTTCGCGAATTCAACTGGGTCATCGGAATGCTTTTGCTCGCAGTAACGCTCGGTCTTTCCTTTACAGGATATTTGCTGCCCTGGGATCAGCTTGCTTACTGGGCAATCACGATCGGAGCAAATATTGCGCAATCACCGCGTGAAGTTACCGACGCGCTCGGGATCACAAAATATATTGATATCGGCGGGCTTCAAAAGTTGATCTTGCTCGGATCCGAAGACGTTGGTGAAGAAGCGTTAATTCGGTTCTATCTGCTCCACGTGATGATTCTCCCACTGACCTTAACACTGCTGGTTGCTGTTCATTTCTGGCGGATCCGGAAGGATGGTGGTCTCGTTCGACCGATCGACGCCGACCTTCGTTTGAAACCGGAACCCGGGCTCTATCCTGTATTTACACAAGAGCCGAAGAAAACATACAGTCTTGGGGCGATTGTCCGCGGCAAAACTCCACAGATCAATCAAGGTCCGGAAAACACGCTGCCCGCGATGCCTCATTTGATGTATGCGGAAGGCGCAGTGTTGATGCTTGCGATTTTCATTTGTGTTCTGCTCGCACTCTTTTTCGATGCTCCGTTAAAAGAGCTCGCGAACCCCGGCGTTCCAGAAAATCCGGCAAAGGCTCCCTGGTATTTTCTTGGTCTTCAGGAGCTGGTATCGCATTCCGCTTTTATGGGAGGCATGGGAATTCCTGCGATTGTCCTGCTCGGAATTGCGTTGATTCCGTATCTGGATCGTGAATCGGATGGAACCGGTGAGTGGTTTGGTGGACCGGGTGGAAAGATGCTGGTGCTGCGGTCAGCGCTGTTTGGATTGGGCGTCGTGATTGCAATCGAAGCTTTCACAATTCACTACGGATGGATTCGTCAATGGTGGCCGAAAGCGCCACAACTTTTGATTACAGCAATCAATCCGGGAACTCTTCTCACTCTCTTTTATGCACTCTATTCGCTATGGCTGGTTCGCAAATATGATTCCACACGCGCCGGAGCTCTTGGATTGTTCACCTGCTTTCTTGCAGGATTCATCGTACTGACAGTAATCGGTTCGTATTTCCGCGGGCCCAATTGGGACTTTTACTGGTCCCCTTCTCAATGGCCCGGACATTAAAAATGAAAGCGAATAAGCATTTATTACTCTGGTCCAGCATTGGAACATTGCTCATTCTGATGTGGGCAGCGTTCCACGAAAATTACTTGCAGGACTGGCGCCGCGTTCAGCGAAACATTCGCATCAACTTGCCACAGGATCAGGCGAAAGCTTTTTCCATTCAATTGCGGCAAGTTGTTGCGCCGGATGTAAAGGTGACCGATCGGTGCGTGAGCTGTCATGTAGGAATGGCGCCCGGGGAAACAGGTATCGAAGGAAATGCTTTGTACGGTCGTCATGCGGACGTTGTGCACGATTCCAACACACTGGGCTGCACGACCTGTCATGCAGGGCAAGGCCGCGCGACTACAACGGATGCCGCGCATGGGAATGTGCCCCATTGGCCGCGACCGCTGATCCCGAAAGAGTATGCATACGCAGGTTGCGGTAGCTGCCACACTCATCTGGACGTACCCCATTACACGCGATTCACTCACGGACGCGTGTTGTTTGAGCAAAACGACTGTCTCGCTTGCCATAAACTGGACGGACGTGGCGGAACTTTGAGGCCCGGCGGCGCCGGTGGTCAGGAGGGTCCTGATCTTTCGCGGGCCGGCGCGCGCCGCCACGATAAAGACTGGTATCCGAAACATCTTGCCTCTCACAATGCTGCAACGGTTGGACCATGGCAATCTGCGTTTGGTCAAATTCCCGAAAAAGATCTGAGCGCGATTGAAGAGTATTTGAAGTCACGCGTGGGCGCGCCCGGTTTGATGGAAGGCAAAGCAATGTTTCACTCGCTTGGATGTCGTGGGTGTCACAAGGTTTCCGGTGTTGGTGGAAATGACGGCCCTGACTTAACGTTTGTCGGACAAAGAGATCCGGCGCTGACTCCGTTTCAACATGTTCCTCCTCCACACAATCTTACAAACTGGTTCAAAGAACATTTTCGCAATCCGTCAAAAGTGGTGCCCGGTTCACTGATGCCCGCGCTCGGATTGAGCGAAGAACAAATCAACCTTTTGACACTTTACATGTTTTCACTGCGGCGCGGAAATTATCCCGAGGCCCAGTGGCCGAAAGATCGAATTGAAGCAGAACGATTTGATCAGCGTGAATTTTCAACCGACGGTCCAACACTTTACGGAACCTATTGCGCCGCCTGTCACGGACCATCCGGTGAAGGAATGCGTTACGCGGGGATGAGTCCTTTTCCTTCTGTGGGTAATCCTGATTTCTTGCGGCTTGCTTCCGATGAATTCATCACGGGCACAATCAAAGGAGGAAGACCGGGGCGGAGGATGCCGGCCTGGGGTGACCAAGAAGGTGGATTGCGCGCGGAAGAGATCACGCGAGTGGTACAGCATCTGCGCCGGATGAGCGGCGGTGTGCAATACCAGGGAGATTCCAGACCTGTGCGTTGGGCGAACGGAGATATTCAAACCGGCAAGAGATTGTACAGGTCGAATTGCATCCTCTGCCATGGAGAAAACGGCGAAGGAAAAGAAGGACCCGCGCTGAACAACCCGAATCTGTTGCGTCTTGCAACGGACACTTATTTGTTCGAAACGACTCGCGTGGGGCGCCGCAACACAAACATGAACGGATTTGGTGAAGGCTCTACTGTGCTGCAAGCGCTTTCCGACAAAGAGATCGAAGCGATCGTTTCCTTTATCCGCACCTGGGAGGAAAAGAAATGAAAGAGATCAGCAGACGTCATTTTTTAGAAATGGTCAGCGCAGCTGGATTTTCCGCGTTCGCGCTGTCCGCGACTGACGCATGGGGGCTGAAAGCGATCGATAATCCACTCGCCGCGTATCCAAACCGCGATTGGGAAAGCGTCTATCGCGATCTGTGGAAATATGATTCCAAATTCAATTTCCTTTGCGCGCCTAATGATACGCACAATTGCAATCTCAACGCTTACGTGCGTTCCGGTGTTGTGACCAGAATCGGCCCATCCATGAAATATGGAGAAGCGACCGATCTGTACGGCAACAAAGCAACGCACCGGTGGGACCCGCGTGTTTGCCAGAAAGGTCTAGCCCTGACGCGGCGTTTTTATGGCGACAGAAGATTGCGGCATTGCATGGTGCGGAAAGGTTTCAAAGCATGGGTCGATGCCGGTTTTCCGCGCGGGAAAGATGGGAAGCCTCCCGTTGAGTATTTCAATCGCGCGCGCGACGCATTGGCTGCGCGTTTCTCACGATCAAGCCGCTGCAATTGTTGCAGCAGCTCTAGTCAACATCGCCACCACATATACCGGCAAGAAGGGTTCGGATTTGCTGCATGCTCAAGGCTATGAACCGGAAATGATTGAAGCGATGAAAGGCTCCGGCACGCAGGTGCTGAAGTTTCGCGGTGGAATGCCGTTGCTCGGCATGACTCGCGTGTTTGGTTTGTATCGCATGGCCAATTCGATGGCATTGCTGGATGCAAAGCTGCGCGGTGTGCCGTCCGATCAAGCGGTAGGCGGACGCGGTTTCGATAACTACTCCTGGCACACCGATCTCCCGCCAGGTCATCCGATGGTCACCGGACAACAAACGGTGGAGTTTGATCTTCATGCGGTGGAACACGCAAAAACACTGATTGTCTGGGGAATGAATTGGATCACAACAAAAATGCCGGATGCGCACTGGCTCACTGAGGCGCGCATGAAAGGCACTCGCGTTGTTGTGATTGCGTGCGAATATTCCTCAACCAGCAGTAAAGCGGATGACGCGATTATTGTGCGCCCCGGAACGACGCCGGCGCTTGCTCTTGGTCTGGCTCACGTGATCCTTCGAGACAAAATCTACGATGCAGATTATGTAAAACGCTGGACCGATCTTCCGCTGTTGGTCCGCGCCGACAATCTCAAGATGCTGCGAGTGCAAGATGTTTTCGGAACTGCTCCCGCTGAATTGAAAAATCAGACCGTTATCCTGAAGCAAGGGGAAAAAGCTCCGCCGCCGGGAGTTCAACGCGAGATGTTCATTACAGAAGAAATGAGGAATGCCTGGGGCGATTTCGTTTGGTGGGACGCAAAGTCCAACCAACCCAAACCCATCACGCGAGATCAAGTCGGTAAATTCTCTCTCATTGGCGATCCTCTGTTGAATGGGAATGTAGAGCTGACGTTAAAAAGCGGCGCAAAGGTGAAATGCCGTCCGGTTTTCGATGTGATTCAAGAGTACGTCCGCCACTTTGATCCTAAGACGACAGCGGATCTTACCTGGGCTCCAGCGAATGCTGTGGAAGCTCTCGCCCGCCAGATCGCCAAACAGCCGGGCACGACCTTGTTCGCCACAGGAATGGGACCGAATCAATTCTTCAATAATGACAATAAAGATCGAACCATCTTTTTACTGGCTGCGCTAACCGGAAATGTCGGAAAAATCAGCGGCAATGTGGGTTCGTACGCAGGTAACTACCGTGTCGCACTTTTTAATGGTGTGCCGCAGTACATCAATGAAAATCCATTCGATATCGAATTCGATCCCACAAAAAACGCGCGACCGAAACAACTCTGGAAAGCGGAGTCCGCACATTATTACAACCATGAAGATCATCCGCTGAAAGTCGGAAAGAAAATGCTGACTGGCAAAACCCACATGCCGGCCCCCCACCAAATCGATGTGGTTCGCCAACGCAAATTCGATCCTGGGAAACGTGAAGTGGCATTACAACACCGTAGTCAATGTACTTCCCAAAATTGAATTGATCGCGGTTCAGGAATGGTGGTGGTCCACATCTTGCGAATGGGCCGATGTGGTTTTTGCGGTCGACTGCTGGGCAGAACTGAAATATCCCGACATGTGCGCATCCGTAACCAATCCGTTCCTCACCGTTTTTCCGCGGACACCGTTAAAGCGAACCTTTGAAACACGCGGCGATATTGAGTGCTTGATGCTGGTCGGGAAAAAGCTGGCCGAGAAAACGGGTGACAAGCGTTTCGCCGATATGTGGCACTTCATTGAGAAGGGTCAGGCAGAAGTCTACTTGCAAAGAATTCTGGATAATTCCTCGTTAACGCGTGGCTACAAATTCACGGAACTGGAAGCGAAAGCGAAAGAAGGAATTCCTGTGTTGATGATGAGCCGCACTTACCCGAAGACAGTTGGGTATGAACAGGTAGTGGAATCGCGCCCCTGGTATACGCGCACCGGGCGTCTGGAATTTTATCGTGATGAAGATGAATTCATTGAAGCGGGCGAAAACCTGCCGGTGCATCGTGAACCGATCGATTCGACGTTGTATGAGCCGAATGTCATTGTCGCGCCGCGACACGATTTCATCCGGCCCGCAGGACCGGAAGCGTACGGAGTTTCCCGAAACGATTTATCGAATGAAGTCAGGCAAGGAAGAAATGTTGTAAAGACGTGGGCTGAAGTGAGGAACACCAAACATCCCCTTGCTAAAGATGGATTTCGTTTCATCTTTCACACTCCAAAATACCGGCATGGATCGCACACGACACCGATTGACACCGATATTGTTGCGATGCTTTTTGGACCATTTGGCGATGTTTACCGGCATGACAAACGACAACCCTTTGTCGCAGAAGGATACGTAGATATCCATCCCGATGATGCACGGGAGCTCGGAATTGAAGATGGCGATTATGTTTGGATCGATTCTGATCCGGCGGATCGTCCCTTCCGTGGATGGGAAAAGAAGGAACGAAAAGCCGATTACGAATTCTCACGCTTGATGTGCCGGGCGCGTTACTATCCGGGAACTCCGCGAGGTGTAACCCGTATGTGGTTCAACATGTATGGAGCAACGCCGGGATCTGTGGAAGGGCAAAAGAAGCGCGCCGATGGCCTTGCAAAAAATCCGCGGACTAATTATCAGGCGATGTTTCGTTCCGGCTCGCACCAATCCGCAACTCGCGGCTGGTTGAAGCCAACCTGGATGACAGATTCCCTGGTGCGCAAAGGAATGTTTGGACATGAAATCGGCAAAGGATTTTTGCCGGATGTCCATTGTCCAACGGGAGCGCCGCGTGAATCGATCGTGAAAATTACGAAAGCGGAGCCGGGTGGATTGGATGCAAAAGGTTTGTGGCGCCCTGCAGAACTTGGGTTCCGGCCAAAGTATGAAAACAAAGCGATGAAGGAATACTTAAACGGAAATTTCACCGAAGAAAATGACGAAGACAAAAAACCAACGGGAGGAAAAAACTAATGGCACGCGTTTACAACTGGCAACTTCAACGGGAAATGTCTTACTGGTATCCCGAAAAAAGGCCGGCCAAACAATTCGGCGCGGTCTTTGACATCAACAAATGCATCGCGTGCCAGACCTGCACGCTTGCATGCAAAACAACCTGGACCAGCGGAAAGGGCCAGGAATACATGCTGTGGAACAACGTGGAAACCAAGCCATATGGTTTTTATCCACTCGGCTGGGACGTCAAGCTTCTGGAACTGATGGGTTCAAACAAATGGAATGGCAGCCGCTACGAAGGGCGCACGATATTTGAATCTCCGGAAGCAGGCGAACGGGTGCTCGGCTGGAGACCGGAGGACATCGATTATGCGAACCCGAATGTTGGTGAAGATGATTGCGTAAACAGCGTTGAAGCTGGAGCGTATTTTAATATGCCGCACATCTCCTGGTTCTTCTACCTTGCGCGCATCTGCAATCACTGCACGTATCCTGCATGTCTCAGTTCCTGTTCGCGTGGCTCGATTTACAAACGTCCGGAAGATGGGATTGTTCTGATTGACCAGGGTCGCTGCCGTGGCTATCAGGAATGCGTTAAGGCATGTCCTTACAAGAAAACATTCTACAACTGCATGACCGGCACTTCCGAAAAATGCATCGCTTGCTTTCCAAAGATTGAGCTTGGATTGCAACCGCAATGTTTTGTTAATTGCATCGGAAAAATTCGGTTTGCCGGTTGGATTTCCAAACCGGAGGACGCAAAACCGGAAAATCCAATTGATTATCTTGTGCACATCAAAAAAGTTGCGCTCCCTTTGTTTCCGCAGTTTGGTCTGGAACCGAATGTCTATTACATTCCACCGGTTCACGTGCCGCGCAAGTTTCTTTACCAGATGTTTGGACCCGGCGTGGATCAAGCGATCGCAACGTATCGCAAGATTCCCAATGATCCTGATCTTGCCGGTCTTCTTGCGTTGTTTGGATCGACCGAGTTGATCGTTCCGAAATGGAAACGCAGAGGAGAAACAGTCTACGGTTACAACGAAAAGAATGAGGAAATTATTCGCGTGCCGGTGACGGAGCCGACGCATATCCTGCCCGGCTTTGATTCGAAGTTGAACGTTCCGCGCACAAATTGTTACTAAGGAGTAGTTATGAAAAGAGTTGCATTCATCTTACTTCTGATCGCAATCGCTGGATTCGCTTTTTACTGGTTCAACCGTGGACCGAAAGAGCCACCCGCATCGACCGGCGAAGTACAAGCGTTATTCCTCGAATCTATTCCTGTAAAAGCGGACGATCAAGCATGGCAGGATGCCCCGCGTTACAGCGCTCAACTGCTGCTGCAGGACATTGTGGATCCACGATTGATGAAACCTTCAACAACTCAGGTAAAAGTGCAAAGCATTACGAACGGACGCGAAGTTGCGTTCTTGATGCAGTGGGAGGATACGACAGTCAATGATTTACCCGTTCCTGCAAGTTTTGCAGACGCCTGTGCCGTTCAATTACCATCTACCAGCAGCGCGGATCTCCCTGCGCCACAAATGGGAGAAGAAGGACGCCGCGTAGAAATCACGTACTGGTCGGCGATCTGGCAAGCTACAGTCAACGGCAGAGAAGAGGATATCAAAACAATCTATCCGAACAGCGCTGTGGATCACTATCCCTTTCAAGCACCTTCTTTAGCTTCAAACCAGGCAGAACAAGAAGCGATGGCGCAGCGTTATGCTCCGGCTCGTGCGCTTCAGAATGCGATGGCAGGACCACGCACTCAACCGTGATTGCGGAAGGGCCCGGCACACTTACTCCGGTTGCAAAAACGACTTCACGCGGTTCAGCAGTCAGATCCTCCAACGGCTGGAACGTCTTGATCGTGCGCGCTTTGCCGGATGGGCTTCGCTCCGTTCAGCGATCGCAAGTAGCCTTTGCGGTTTGGGAAGGATCCAAGCAGGAAGTCGGGTCAAGGAAAATGCGTACGGCATGGATCCCGTTTGCGATAGGAGTAAAACAATGAAGAGTAATGTTAAGAAGACCATTCAACATGCAGCAGAATGGAGGCTCGCCTCGTTGCTGCTATCCAGACCGGGCGCCAACTGGCACGGGGAAGTCCGGTCTCTCGCACGCGAAAGTCTCAACAAGGATTTGCAGAAAGCGGCAACAGAAGCATTGAGTCACGCCTCCGAAGAAGATTATCTGGCTTTGCTGGGACCGGCCGGCCACATTTCACCGCGCGAAATTGCTTATATCGGCC
This region includes:
- a CDS encoding Rrf2 family transcriptional regulator, which produces MIYSKSTQYAIRAITFLAARSSFTYCHLEMIAVAEQIPRHFLAKLMQRLARKRIVHSIKGVKGGFALIMPAETITLYMIADAIDDVALSLNECIFRDNECSDVHNCPLHDTWKKLRDEQLQFLHTISIADLVNARMQ
- a CDS encoding FAD-dependent oxidoreductase; protein product: MKTPGNDSSMLTAIVPDENYHRLLISCQAACPVHTDARGYVRAIAKGRFEEAYLIARGPNPFASICGRICGAPCEVACRRGKIPRTDADGLFEGWDRPIAIRALKRFACEAAGVEANGATRAWEQVSNYIPKIAADAEELATILRGSVDGSFVRANAEPIAIIGSGPAGLSAAHDLVLMGFRPVVFEVEANPAGMLMYGVPEYRLPRDLILQEVKVIQALGVEIRCGMRVGIHVKFSELRKDYAAVIIAVGAKRSRSLAIPGESGPHVYGGVDFLRSVFAGESLSLGGDVVVIGGGNVAYDVARTVVRQAAYDTARTAARLPGTRRVRLVSLETLEEMPADTVEIREGDEEGVERVGGYGPVQIIRDASGKLTGIEFKKCLRVYDEQRKFSPVFDENKRETLSCDTVLIAAGQTPDLSFLEDGGTDVKQFRPGWPQVDQQTLATTARGVFVAGDLAHGTRLMIDAIASGKKAARSVYEFLTGRKLEAARTTSFLTIRPYIRERGYEQIRRQEVPTLDSADRLKDPSAQVEQGFNRERAMKEASRCLDCGVTPVFDGNRCVLCGGCVDVCPTLCLKIVPLLQIQVSAGGPSQTGQPPSSSPLYKGGELLETDSSAILKDEDRCIRCALCVMRCPVDAIEMERVVFQTEWTTE
- a CDS encoding Rieske 2Fe-2S domain-containing protein produces the protein MTTQPKTIEQVKRSRLDPEPIPRRDFLGLAALWSAASTLLFATVGMLRLPKAAVLPSPSKKFRVVLPESLALHQPFIPPGRSVGLFKAETGVYAVSIVCTHLGCIVKSSASGFDCPCHGSRFSQDGSVLRGPAPKALPRLAVNRMCDHEFIVDEGEIIEASEAMA
- a CDS encoding cytochrome b N-terminal domain-containing protein, producing MNEVAAKNSETSAVRRFLINLRETPSRFYHTMFRSGKPESDRTRSTFIFGNVFLHLHSTRVHRWTLKWTTTWRLGIAALSSFLLTLITGVLLMFYYKPYPDVAYDSIKDIHFVVPTGRFIRNIHRWAANVMVVVVILHMVRVFYTAAYRRFREFNWVIGMLLLAVTLGLSFTGYLLPWDQLAYWAITIGANIAQSPREVTDALGITKYIDIGGLQKLILLGSEDVGEEALIRFYLLHVMILPLTLTLLVAVHFWRIRKDGGLVRPIDADLRLKPEPGLYPVFTQEPKKTYSLGAIVRGKTPQINQGPENTLPAMPHLMYAEGAVLMLAIFICVLLALFFDAPLKELANPGVPENPAKAPWYFLGLQELVSHSAFMGGMGIPAIVLLGIALIPYLDRESDGTGEWFGGPGGKMLVLRSALFGLGVVIAIEAFTIHYGWIRQWWPKAPQLLITAINPGTLLTLFYALYSLWLVRKYDSTRAGALGLFTCFLAGFIVLTVIGSYFRGPNWDFYWSPSQWPGH
- a CDS encoding c-type cytochrome, which encodes MKANKHLLLWSSIGTLLILMWAAFHENYLQDWRRVQRNIRINLPQDQAKAFSIQLRQVVAPDVKVTDRCVSCHVGMAPGETGIEGNALYGRHADVVHDSNTLGCTTCHAGQGRATTTDAAHGNVPHWPRPLIPKEYAYAGCGSCHTHLDVPHYTRFTHGRVLFEQNDCLACHKLDGRGGTLRPGGAGGQEGPDLSRAGARRHDKDWYPKHLASHNAATVGPWQSAFGQIPEKDLSAIEEYLKSRVGAPGLMEGKAMFHSLGCRGCHKVSGVGGNDGPDLTFVGQRDPALTPFQHVPPPHNLTNWFKEHFRNPSKVVPGSLMPALGLSEEQINLLTLYMFSLRRGNYPEAQWPKDRIEAERFDQREFSTDGPTLYGTYCAACHGPSGEGMRYAGMSPFPSVGNPDFLRLASDEFITGTIKGGRPGRRMPAWGDQEGGLRAEEITRVVQHLRRMSGGVQYQGDSRPVRWANGDIQTGKRLYRSNCILCHGENGEGKEGPALNNPNLLRLATDTYLFETTRVGRRNTNMNGFGEGSTVLQALSDKEIEAIVSFIRTWEEKK
- a CDS encoding molybdopterin-dependent oxidoreductase; this encodes MLHAQGYEPEMIEAMKGSGTQVLKFRGGMPLLGMTRVFGLYRMANSMALLDAKLRGVPSDQAVGGRGFDNYSWHTDLPPGHPMVTGQQTVEFDLHAVEHAKTLIVWGMNWITTKMPDAHWLTEARMKGTRVVVIACEYSSTSSKADDAIIVRPGTTPALALGLAHVILRDKIYDADYVKRWTDLPLLVRADNLKMLRVQDVFGTAPAELKNQTVILKQGEKAPPPGVQREMFITEEMRNAWGDFVWWDAKSNQPKPITRDQVGKFSLIGDPLLNGNVELTLKSGAKVKCRPVFDVIQEYVRHFDPKTTADLTWAPANAVEALARQIAKQPGTTLFATGMGPNQFFNNDNKDRTIFLLAALTGNVGKISGNVGSYAGNYRVALFNGVPQYINENPFDIEFDPTKNARPKQLWKAESAHYYNHEDHPLKVGKKMLTGKTHMPAPHQIDVVRQRKFDPGKREVALQHRSQCTSQN
- a CDS encoding dehydrogenase — protein: MARVYNWQLQREMSYWYPEKRPAKQFGAVFDINKCIACQTCTLACKTTWTSGKGQEYMLWNNVETKPYGFYPLGWDVKLLELMGSNKWNGSRYEGRTIFESPEAGERVLGWRPEDIDYANPNVGEDDCVNSVEAGAYFNMPHISWFFYLARICNHCTYPACLSSCSRGSIYKRPEDGIVLIDQGRCRGYQECVKACPYKKTFYNCMTGTSEKCIACFPKIELGLQPQCFVNCIGKIRFAGWISKPEDAKPENPIDYLVHIKKVALPLFPQFGLEPNVYYIPPVHVPRKFLYQMFGPGVDQAIATYRKIPNDPDLAGLLALFGSTELIVPKWKRRGETVYGYNEKNEEIIRVPVTEPTHILPGFDSKLNVPRTNCY
- a CDS encoding ethylbenzene dehydrogenase-related protein, yielding MKRVAFILLLIAIAGFAFYWFNRGPKEPPASTGEVQALFLESIPVKADDQAWQDAPRYSAQLLLQDIVDPRLMKPSTTQVKVQSITNGREVAFLMQWEDTTVNDLPVPASFADACAVQLPSTSSADLPAPQMGEEGRRVEITYWSAIWQATVNGREEDIKTIYPNSAVDHYPFQAPSLASNQAEQEAMAQRYAPARALQNAMAGPRTQP